One part of the Aspergillus fumigatus Af293 chromosome 7, whole genome shotgun sequence genome encodes these proteins:
- a CDS encoding glycosyltransferase family 2 protein: MAFPFMRAFIALFIYRYFRLVVNLVSFWTFKPIPPPENPKLTAQDVTVILPTLEGCGDELVETIRTILDNHPYELLLVTIDANRKKAENMLSQMPASKSRIRLFTVTHPNKRRQMTRAIPEVRTAITVFADDDVSWPRTVLPWILAPFEKDERYGGVVTCQRLRRAVSPTFSQRIWGFLGALYLERRNFDCAATTHVDGGLPCMSGRTVAYKTHILQDEGFTYAFTNEEWWFGKYQLNADDDNFITRWMVSHGWETFMQYHPEAEVLTTLEDNPKFLKQCARWSRSNWRSNLTRHYIRYPVDVLLLPVSILFGYFHGGIKMYAVLTLNVTTWGSRDGADDYDAERMKRRTDIDRMKRPYYPNFITQ, encoded by the exons ATGGCTTTCCCATTCATGCGAGCTTTTATTGCTCTTTT CATTTACCGTTACTTTCGTCTGGTTGTCAATCTTGTCTCATTTTGGACCTTCAAACCAATTCCTCCACCGGAAAATCCGAAGCTGACAGCGCAAGATGTGACTGTTATCCTTCCAACATTGGAGGGATGTGGTGACGAACTAGTCGAGACGATCAGAACGATCCTCGACAATCATCCATACGAACTTCTACTGGTTACTATTGATGCGAAtaggaagaaggccgaaAATATGCTGAGTCAAATGCCTGCTTCCAAATCGAGAATTCGTCTTTTCACTGTGACCCACCCCAACAAACGTCGCCAGATGACAAGAGCTATTCCGGAGGTTCGCACAGCCATCACTGTATTTGctgatgacgatgtcagCTGGCCACGTACAGTGCTTCCTTGGATTCTCGCCCCTTTCGAGAAAGACGAGAGATACGGCGGAGTTGTCACTTGTCAGCGATTACGTCGTGCTGTTTCGCCCACTTTCTCGCAACGTATCTGGGGCTTTTTGGGAGCTCTGTACTTGGAGCGCCGAAACTTTGATTGCGCAGCCACCACGCATGTGGATGGCGGATTACCCTGCATGTCAGGTCGGACTGTTGCATACAAGACTCACATTCTTCAAGACGAAGGCTTCACATATGCCTTCACGAATGAGGAGTGGTGGTTTGGTAAATACCAATTAAATGCAGATGATGACAATTTCATCACACGCTGGATGGTATCACACGGCTGGGAGACATTCATGCAATACCATCCCGAAGCTGAAGTTTTGACAACCTTGGAAGACAACCCAAAATTTTTGAAGCAGTGTGCGCGATGGTCAAGAAGCAACTGGAGAAGCAACCTCACCA GACATTACATCCGGTATCCGGTGGACGTCTTACTTCTGCCCGTCTCTATCCTTTTCGGTTATTTCCACGGAGGAATCAAGATGTACGCGGTGCTAACTCTGAATGTG ACCACGTGGGGCAGCAGAGATGGTGCCGATGATTATGATGCAGAACGCATGAAGAGACGCACGGATATTGACCGTATGAAGCGGCCGTACTACCCCAACTTCATAACTCAATGA
- a CDS encoding putative extracellular serine-rich protein gives MHFTKALLFTAAAVAPFASAAAQAEPTTTITVKMMSVGASSTPTPSPSSSSSSAVGATPSGSSSPSIRPTGGIYLPSSGRWNSTSSSIVKVTVPATVSGPSQTNAAASAASSAPSQGGAATSINFSGPLTAVAMALVGFALF, from the coding sequence ATGCATTTCACCAAAGCTCTGCTGTTTACCGCCGCGGCTGTCGCGCCTTTCGCGTCCGCTGCAGCGCAAGCTGAACcgaccaccaccatcaccgtcaaGATGATGAGTGTTGGCGCTTCTTCGACTCCTACACCGTCCCccagcagcagtagcagcagcgCCGTCGGCGCGACTCCaagcggcagcagcagccccTCCATTCGACCCACCGGTGGCATCTATCTCCCCAGCTCCGGCCGTTGGAACTCAACCAGCTCTTCGATCGTCAAGGTGACAGTCCCTGCCACCGTCAGTGGCCCCTCGCAGACAAACGCTGCTGCCTCCGCGGCCTCGTCGGCACCATCCCAGGGTGGCGCCGCTACCTCGATCAACTTCTCCGGCCCTCTGACTGCTGTTGCCATGGCTCTCGTGGGATTTGCCCTGTTTTAA
- a CDS encoding OSBP family protein produces the protein MTERGEGHKRSKSALALAILHRDKSKDNDDLTGRESGSLESGASSPINSTSSFSLLSHKNSIPRKSPQEAKSPPMDSEASLEPPGSNNSAENVEKMPTQAQSAIGSMTLEQSVRTFRLFEILRSGDTNAISKAIKETREPQGAGALTGTTILHLAIQCAEPQVVEFILSLGDDLDINARDRDGNTPLHLAAQLGRGPLVRELLNRPSVNDSIVNYRGQTALDVARNPEIFQQLQLARSLFIDSKTQEIQSLVYQGDYDNLERVLEEPRVEGILDVNSLDLVTDPTTAQSGGTLLHEGARKKDTRLIQILLMHGADPFRRDKKGRLPQDVTKDDKTRAIVKKSPAAVIAQRGIQEKAILGSNPAQGVSGRTGAGEAPLVGKDAREMRGYLKKWTNYTSGYKLRWFVLEDGVLSYYKHQDDAGSACRGAINMKIARLSMDAQDKTRFEIHGKSSVKYHLKANHVVEAKRWFWTLNNAIQWAKDEAKEEQKRQTRHAEALRQAKMDQIEGRSPTEAATESPNLAASKSNGKGLAPPSLSVPSGNTSKLTTYGSRTTLDSVPADEEVSIHGSYDQSVLQNEVNRVVSHVTSHLDGEGDEDDYGEYASSRDISPSDKDALNITAQSAKLQLEILANVVAALQAEKSKDPNLPISDPTVGQALVAYEAAVSSLEGLVQNLLKISRDRDSYWQYRLNREAYLRKMWEESMARIAQEHEELQSKMGESEEKRRRTKRALKEALEGVSAHTSRRGSKVASRIQVSGEDSRVGGDEAKELIAQPMEYMTENEENESGKSLRRKRSALSRISSLYDSGSDDDDEFFDAIDAGEIEVEDMTTSKVMEKEKEKPELESTEPRAAKRDEIVPSFKGYEEPVRTRLKLDNDNRPKISLWGILKSMIGKDMTKMTLPVSFNEPTSLLQRVAEDLEYADLLDIAADRSDSMERLVYVAAYAASEYASTIGRVAKPFNPLLGETFEYARPDKGYRFFIEQVSHHPPIGAAWAESPKWDYWGESALKSKFYGKSFDINLLGTWFLKLRPVSGGEELYTWKKVTSSVIGIITGNPTVDNYGLMEIKNWTTGEVCYLDFKPRGWKASSAYQVTGKVVDRDGTPRWSIGGRWNDKIYARHTPGFEAQVSGQDPESAKTFLVWQSHPRPSGIPFNLTPFVITLNALPEGLREHLPPTDTRLRPDQRAMEDGEYDLAANEKHRVEEKQRAKRREREAKGEEYRPQWFIRAKCPITGEEYWAHNGKYWECRERHDWSASEDIF, from the exons ATGACGGAAAGGGGCGAAGG ACACAAACGATCGAAGAGTGCCCTGGCCCTTGCAATTTTACATCGTGATAAATCAAAAGATAACGACGATCTGACCGGTCGTGAAAGTGGTTCGCTTGAGTCTGGCGCGTCTTCTCCGATTAACAGCACCTCCTCTTTCTCGCTGCTGTCACATAAGAATAGCATCCCCCGAAAGTCGCCCCAAGAGGCCAAATCGCCTCCCATGGACTCAGAGGCGTCCCTTGAGCCACCCGGCTCCAATAACAGCGCAGAAAATGTTGAGAAAATGCCAACTCAAGCTCAATCAGCGATTGGAAGCATGACACTTGAACAATCAGTGCGCACCTTTCGACTATTCGAGATTCTGCGGAGCGGTGACACAAATGCGATATCGAAAGCGATTAAAGAGACCAGGGAACCTCAAGGGGCAGGCGCTTTGACTGGCACAACCATTCTACATTTAGCAATCCAATGTGCCGAGCCGCAGGTTGTCGAATTCATATTGTCTCTGGGAGATGACCTGGATATCAACGCCCGCGATCGGGATGGGAATactcctcttcatcttgcgGCGCAGCTAGGAAGAGGACCTCTGGTGCGCGAGTTGCTGAATCGTCCATCAGTGAATGATTCAATCGTCAATTACCGTGGCCAGACTGCCCTTGATGTTGCGCGTAACCCCGAAATATTTCAACAGCTCCAGCTTGCAAGGTCTTTATTTATTGACAGCAAGACACAAGAAATCCAGTCCCTTGTGTATCAAGGCGATTACGATAACCTTGAGAGGGTATTGGAGGAGCCGCGCGTGGAGGGAATCCTAGATGTGAACAGCCTGGACTTGGTCACCGACCCTACTACCGCACAGTCTGGAGGTACCTTGCTGCATGAGGGCGCTAGAAAGAAAGATACGAGACTCATACAAATTCTACTGATGCACGGCGCTGATCCTTTCCGGCGCGATAAGAAAGGTAGGCTACCTCAAGATGTAACGAAAGACGATAAGACGCGTGCCATTGTCAAAAaatctcctgcagcagtTATTGCACAGCGTGGCATTCAAGAGAAAGCCATCCTCGGCAGCAATCCCGCTCAAGGTGTCTCTGGACGGACAGGGGCAGGTGAGGCGCCGCTCGTGGGCAAAGATGCGCGTGAAATGAGAGGCTACTTAAAGAAATGGACAAATTATACCAGTGGATATAAGCTGAGATGGTTCGTGCTTGAAGACGGCGTCCTGAGTTACTACAAACATCAAG ACGACGCGGGGTCCGCTTGCCGCGGCGCGATAAATATGAAGATCGCCAGGCTCAGCATGGACGCGCAGGACAAGACGCGATTTGAAATACATGGGAAGTCATCTGTCAAATATCATCTCAAAGCGAACCATGTTGTGGAGGCTAAACGCTGGTTCTGGACTCTGAACAACGCCATACAATGGGCGAAAGACGAAGCAAAGGAGGAACAGAAACGCCAGACAAGACATGCTGAGGCACTTCGCCAGGCAAAGATGGACCAGATCGAAGGCCGGAGTCCAACAGAGGCTGCAACTGAATCCCCGAACCTGGCCGCCAGCAAGTCAAATGGGAAAGGTCTAGCACCTCCTTCTCTAAGCGTGCCAAGTGGCAACACTTCCAAACTCACCACATATGGGTCTCGTACGACCCTTGACAGTGTACCTGCAGATGAGGAAGTCTCAATACACGGTTCTTACGACCAGAGTGTTTTGCAAAACGAAGTCAATCGGGTGGTCAGTCATGTAACTAGCCATCTGGATGGCGAaggcgacgaggacgactATGGTGAATACGCGTCTAGTCGTGATATCAGTCCTTCCGATAAAGATGCGCTGAACATCACGGCGCAATCTGCAAAACTTCAACTCGAGATTCTGGCCAATGTCGTCGCTGCGTTGCAAGCCGAGAAATCGAAGGATCCGAACCTTCCAATCTCGGACCCCACCGTTGGCCAAGCCCTTGTAGCGTATGAGGCAGCTGTAAGCAGCCTGGAAGGTCTGGTCCAAAACCTTCTCAAAATATCGCGGGATCGCGATTCTTATTGGCAATACCGACTTAACCGAGAGGCTTATCTTCGCAAAATGTGGGAGGAAAGCATGGCGCGCATTGCACAGGAGCACGAAGAGCTGCAATCGAAGATGGGAGAATCCGAAGAGAAGCGCAGACGTACCAAGCGAGCTCTCaaagaagctctggaaggCGTGTCCGCACATACCAGTCGTCGTGGTAGCAAGGTTGCGTCTCGCATACAAGTCTCTGGGGAAGACAGCCGTGTTGGCGGAGATGAAGCAAAAGAACTAATTGCACAGCCCATGGAATACATGACGGAAAACGAGGAGAACGAGTCTGGGAAGTCCCTACGTCGGAAGAGGTCAGCCCTATCTCGCATCAGCAGCCTGTACGATTCTGGAtcggacgacgatgatgagtTTTTTGATGCTATCGACGCTGGGGAGATAGAAGTGGAAGACATGACTACTTCGAaagtgatggagaaagaaaaggaaaagccagAATTAGAAAGCACTGAGCCTCGAGCTGCGAAACGGGACGAGATAGTCCCCTCTTTCAAGGGCTACGAAGAGCCTGTACGGACAAGACTTAAGCTGGACAACGACAATAGACCGAAAATTTCTTTGTGG GGAATTCTGAAATCCATGATTGGCAAGGACATGACAAAGATGACTTTACCAGTATCTTTCAATGAGCCGACATCATTGCTTCAACGAGTAGCGGAGGACTTAGAATATGCTGACCTTCTGGATATCGCGGCTGACCGATCCGACTCGATGGAGCGATTGGTGTATGTAGCTGCTTACGCAGCGAGCGAATATGCTTCAACAATTGGCCGTGTGGCAAAGCCCTTCAATCCTCTTCTCGGAGAGACCTTCGAATATGCTCGGCCCGACAAGGGATATCGGTTCTTCATTGAGCAGGTTAGCCATCACCCACCGATTGGCGCAGCCTGGGCTGAGTCACCGAAGTGGGATTACTGG GGAGAGTCCGCTCTTAAGTCGAAGTTCTACGGCAAATCATTCGATATCAACCTCCTTGGAACCTGGTTTCTGAAACTACGTCCCGTATCAGGCGGAGAGGAGCTTTACACATGGAAGAAAGTTACCTCGTCTGTCATTGGCATTATCACAGGCAATCCCACTGTTGACAATTATGGTCTGATGGAAATCAAAAACTGGACTACCGGCGAGGTTTGTTACCTGGATTTTAAACCGAGAGGCTGGAAGGCGTCTTCTGCGTATCAGGTGACTGGCAAAGTCGTTGATCGCGACGGAACGCCGAGATGGAGTATTGGTGGGCGCTGGAATGATAAAATCTACGCACGCCATACTCCTGGGTTCGAAGCGCAAGTGTCCGGTCAGGACCCCGAATCGGCTAAGACATTCCTGGTTTGGCAGAGCCATCCTCGACCAAGTGGAATTCCTTTCAATCTGACCCCCTTTGTTATCACACTGAATGCTCTTCCAGAAGGCTTGAGAGAACATCTCCCGCCCACAGACACGCGACTCCGCCCTGACCAGCGTGCAATGGAAGACGGCGAGTATGACTTGGCTGCCAATGAAAAACATCGGGTTGAAGAAAAGCAACGGGCGAAGCGTCGGGAGAGGGAGGCTAAGGGCGAGGAGTACCGCCCTCAGTGGTTCATCAGGGCTAAATGTCCGATCACTGGAGAGGAATATTGGGCGCACAATGGAAAGTATTGGGAATGTAGAGAAAGACATGACTGGAGTGCGAGCGAAGATATCTTCTGA
- a CDS encoding putative mRNA processing protein (Mss51) encodes MPGEYTCGRCLQALQRRVPIQGSTFRLQTVINSPGPRSSPSSFSRKFSSQTNNCFAPQSSQGQLKRTSCPSLSPSSAASPTARQLTHRASSTSSSQAQETRALLKPNNLFHPFSKSPAPAIRQRAAFIKQNAFCPHPSHQQTRVALSPHDPESRKSPKSALPPAHSHFECPDCGVPIYCSEEHWMDDFEAHLEICDTIRQINKDDHDLHSGRFFPEFTYPGPQDDNFVINMTNWDTFLYTREFDAINHDRSMRQVTRMLTYPLTIGSVLHELSPYSIRKGGRLTTEGLKSVSALRYTLHPPKTGEGVDIQGLRLKAPPVRVFILGARAESSLPRDVWLQLSYIFPRSLIHLIFIGPESMANRDDEFPLPERTPENPFGGIVEDRLGGQLKITTYVDYFHTMYKAQYFQPFDPYLDCFVLFHPGLGHPASSHEWEETLPPLLETKVPIITTGYTQWDMERDINWVREKCAGEFDILLEPGENIFRSLRWDLNDLDPHDVSCGNWGLWAFRGKRYEATYRDS; translated from the exons ATGCCTGGCGAGTATACCTGCGGACGCTGTCTGCAGGCCCTCCAGCGAAGGGTTCCTATTCAAGGTTCTACGTTTCGATTGCAAACTGTGATCAATTCGCCAGGACCACGCAGCTCCCCCTCTTCGTTCTCCCGAAAGTTTAGTTCGCAGACCAACAATTGCTTTGCACCCCAATCCTCCCAGGGGCAATTGAAACGGACATCATGCCCATCTTTGTCGCCTTCATCTGCTGCGTCTCCAACGGCAAGGCAGCTAACGCACCGAGCCTCGTCCACCTCTTCGAGCCAAGCACAGGAGACAAGAGCTTTGCTGAAACCAAACAACCTCTTTCACCCTTTCTCGAAATCCCCTGCACCCGCGATTAGACAGCGTGCGGCATTCATCAAACAGAATGCTTTTTGTCCGCATCCTAGTCATCAACAAACCCGCGTAGCGCTCTCGCCCCACGATCCTGAATCTCGGAAGAGCCCCAAAAGCGCACTGCCTCCGGCCCACTCTCACTTTGAGTGCCCCGACTGTGGCGTTCCCATCTACTGTTCTGAGGAACACtggatggatgatttcgAGGCGCACCTGGAAATCTGTGACACCATCAGACAAATCAACAAGGATGACCACGACCTTCATTCGGGGCGCTTTTTCCCCGAGTTCACCTACCCAGGGCCGCAGGACGATAACTTTGTCATTAACATGACCAATTGGGACACTTTCCTTTATACACGGGAATTTGATGCGATCAATCATGACCGAAGCATGCGACAAGTGACTAGAATGCTTACGTACCCGCTGACGATCGGAAGTGTTCTGCATGAGCTGAGTCCTTACAGCATTCGAAAGGGAGGCCGACTCACTACCGAAGGGCTAAAGAGCGTTAGCG CTCTTCGATACACGTTGCACCCTCCAAAGACTGGAGAGGGTGTCGATATCCAAGGTCTGCGCCTGAAAGCACCCCCAGTTCGAGTATTCATCCTCGGTGCGCGTGCGGAATCGTCCCTTCCCCGTGACGTCTGGCTGCAATTGAGCTACATTTTCCCGCGGTCCTTGATACACTTGATTTTCATTGGACCTGAGAGTATGGCCAACCGTGACGACGAGTTCCCACTTCCCGAGCGGACCCCTGAGAATCCGTTTGGAGGCATTGTGGAGGATCGACTCGGTGGCCAGTTGAAGATCACAACGTACGTTGACTACTTCCACACCATGTACAAAGCGCAGTATTTCCAGCCGTTTGATCCCTATCTGGACTGCTTTGTGCTTTTCCATCCGGGCCTCGGGCACCCTGCGAGCTCTCATGAGTGGGAAGAAACTCTGCCACCACTTTTGGAGACCAAGGTCCCGATCATTACCACTGGGTACACACAGTGGGACATGGAGAGGGATATCAACTGGGTTCGCGAGAAATGCGCTGGTGAATTCGACATACTTCTTGAGCCAGGCGAGAATATTTTCCGTAGTTTGCGGTGGGATTTGAACGACCTGGACCCTCACGATGTTTCTTGCGGAAATTGGGGTCTGTGGGCATTCAGAGGAAAGAG GTACGAAGCTACATACAGGGACTCATAA
- a CDS encoding ATP synthase complex assembly protein ATP12: MGQRGATTSCRTFHAISQKAAVAHPITAHGPPPKPPSPAPEFGRPTEEGKDANDAGKPQSQVSKPSSTLEKRFWKNVDVRKRPGTSPFLLCGLLTSAPPYIKLTFSSCVDGEYQVLLDTRPIRTPTKDILSIPSTKPHLAHAIALEWDVMTSARQALKNHLIPLTSLTARAGDIAQEDARGETTTRDQIVKLAMRYLDTDTLLCWVPERRPYAGEESGENGERPESLREAQMRVAKDIIAFLGTKVWPGVDIVPILDADSILPVSQPQATKDIIKQWVSSLQPHDLAALERGIVASKSLLVAVRLVVEWSENFRHLQRSGQKKFGIEEAAEASSLEVRWQTDMWGEVEDTHDVDKEDLRRQLGSVIVVVSGETRE, encoded by the coding sequence ATGGGGCAGCGGGGAGCTACGACGTCCTGTCGAACTTTTCATGCCATCTCACAGAAAGCTGCAGTTGCCCATCCTATCACTGCCCATGGACCGCCCCCGAAACCCCCCTCGCCAGCTCCAGAATTCGGTCGTCcgacagaagaaggaaaagacgCAAATGATGCAGGCAAACCACAATCGCAGGTGTCAAAACCATCGTCGACTCTCGAGAAGCGATTTTGGAAAAATGTCGATGTCAGGAAAAGGCCAGGTACCTCACCCTTTCTTTTGTGCGGATTGTTAACTTCCGCTCCGCCTTACATCAAACTGACATTTTCTTCGTGTGTAGATGGGGAGTACCAGGTTTTATTGGACACGCGACCGATTCGGACGCCCACAAAAGATATTTTATCCATTCCTTCGACGAAACCGCATCTTGCACATGCTATTGCTCTCGAGTGGGACGTTATGACATCTGCACGGCAGGCTTTGAAGAATCATCTTATTCCGTTGACCTCGTTGACTGCGCGAGCGGGAGATATTGCGCAAGAAGATGCAAGGGGTGAGACTACCACGAGGGACCAGATTGTAAAACTCGCCATGCGCTATCTGGATACTGATACTCTACTGTGCTGGGTGCCCGAGAGAAGACCATACGCTGGCGAAGAATCCGGAGAAAATGGAGAGCGGCCTGAAAGTCTTCGAGAAGCTCAAATGAGAGTAGCCAAGGATATAATCGCCTTTCTAGGCACAAAGGTATGGCCTGGTGTCGACATTGTACCCATTCTTGACGCGGACAGCATTTTGCCGGTGTCTCAGCCCCAGGCTACTAAGGACATAATCAAACAATGGGTTTCGTCGCTGCAACCGCACGATCTAGCTGCTTTAGAAAGAGGAATTGTTGCTAGCAAGAGCCTGTTGGTTGCTGTTCGACTGGTCGTCGAGTGGAGTGAGAATTTCCGTCACTTGCAAAGGTCGGGACAAAAGAAGTTCGGCATTGAAGAGGCAGCAGAAGCATCCAGTCTTGAAGTGAGATGGCAGACTGATATGTGgggagaagtggaggatACTCATGATGTTGACAAGGAGGATCTCAGACGACAGCTTGGAAGTGTTATCGTTGTGGTCAGCGGAGAGACCCGTGAATGA